In Betaproteobacteria bacterium, the sequence TAACGGCTGACTCTCAAAAAAGTGAACGAAAAAAGGGCGGGAAAACCCGCCCTTTTTGTTACATCCTGTAAATTAGCAGGAGTAATACAGATCGAACTCGACCGGGTGGGTCGTCATGCGAACCTTGTTCACTTCGTCCATCTTCAGGGCGATGAATGCATCGATCCAGTCGTTGGAGAACACACCGCCACGGGTCAGGAACTCACGATCCTTGTCCAGGGCAGCCAGTGCCTCTTCCAGCGATGCACAGACGGTCGGGATCTTTGCATCTTCTTCCGGCGGCAGATCGTACAGGTTCTTGTCAGCCGGATCTCCCGGATGAACCTTGTTCTGGATACCATCCAGGCCGGCCATCAGCAGCGCTGCGAAACACAAGTACGGGTTGGCGATCGGATCCGGGAAACGGGTCTCGATACGACGAGCCTTGGTCGAGGCAACGTGCGGAATACGGATGGAAGCAGAACGGTTCTTGGCAGAGTAAGCCAGCTTGACCGGTGCTTCGTAGTGCGGCACCAGACGCTTGTAGGAGTTGGTACCCGGGTTGGTAATCGCGTTCAGAGCCTTGGCGTGCTTGATGATGCCGCCGATATAGAACAGGGCCAGTTCAGACAGGCCAGCATACTGGTCGCCTGCGAACAGGTTCTTGCCATCTTTCCAGATCGACTGGTGAACATGCATGCCGGAACCGTTGTCGCCAACGATGGGCTTCGGCATGAAGGTGGCAGTCTTGCCGTACTGGTGAGCAACGTTGTGAACAACGTACTTCAGAATCTGGGTCTGGTCGGCACGCTTGACCAGGGTGTTGAACACGGTACCGATTTCGCACTGACCGGCAGTGGCGACTTCGTGGTGGTGAACTTCAACCGGGCAACCCAGGGCTTCCAGGGTCAGGACCATGGCCGAACGGATGTCGTGCAGGCTGTCGACCGGAGGAACCGGGAAGTAGCCGCCCTTGACGGTCGGACGATGGCCTGTGGAGCCATTGCCGTCATTCTTTTCGCCAGAACCCCAAGCTGCCTCGGCAGAATGGATCTTCAGGGAACAACCGGACATGTCTACGTCCCACTCGACGCCGTCGAAGATGAAGAATTCTGGTTCCGGGCCAAAGTAGGCGGTGTCACCCAAGCCAGAGGACTTCAGATAGGCTTCAGCGCGCTTGGCGATGGAGCGCGGGTCGCGGTCATAGCCACGGCCATCGGCCGGGTCAACGACGTCACAGGTCAGGACAACGGTGGTTTCGTCGAAGAACGGATCGATGTAGGCGGTATCCGGATCCGGGTTCAGCTGCATGTCGGAGGCTTGAATGCCCTTCCAGCCAGCGATGGAGGAACCGTCGAACGCGTGACCATTTTCGAACTTGTCTTCGCTGAAGGCGGAAACCGGCACGGTGACGTGCTGTTCCTTGCCGCGGGTATCGGTGAAACGAAAATCGACGAATTTAGCGTCGTTTTCCTTGATCATATTGATCACGTCTTGCGGGGTTGCCATATGCCTTAATCTCCTAAGAAAACAAGTTGCCGGGCGATCCGGCGACAATCAAAAGTTTGTAACCCGGACTATTTAGCAGAAAGCATGCCAATGGCCAGCGAGTAATCTTTATATTTTGCCACAATGAGATGCCGGGTTTAAACAAAGAATTCGCACAACAAACAAAGCACCAGCTTAGTGCAAACTCAAATATATGCGCACCGTTATGGTGCAATCAGGCAATTGAGAGATACGCAGCGAATCGCCGGGTGCTGCTTCAGACGGGCAGACAAGGCATCTTCCGCCTCACGCAGCGCCTCGCCATTTTCGAAAACAAGATGGCTGTAAAAAACCTCTGCCTCTACCTGCCCCTTGAGATAGTGCAAAACTACTTTTTGAGGCTCCGGCAAGCCTGTCAGAAGGGGTTGTAACTCAGCGAGGAGTTTGTCCCGCGCCGGCAAACGCGTCGCATAAGTATCAGGATCCATGTCGTCTTCCGGGTCGATATGCACCAGAACATCCAGCACCTCCGGGTGCTCGCGCAGAACTCTCGCCCGTGCCGACTCGGCGATGCGATGCCCCTCGGAAACGCTGATGCGAGAATCAACCTGAACATGGGTATCCACCAGTGCCTGATGGGCCATCCGACGGGTCCGCAACTCGTGCAGATCGCGGACACCCGGCGTCGCCAGCAATGTCTTTCGAATGGCTTCGACCTGGGCATCATCAAGGCCGGTATCGATCAGCTCCTTGATTGCCCCCCAGGCCAGTCCGGCACCCATGTGCAAGATCATGAAACCCATGAGTGCGGCGGCCAGAAGATCAAGGAAAGACCAGCCGAGCAGGGCGCCACCAATGCCGACCACAACCACCAACGCCGAGGCGGCATCGGCTCGTGTATGCAAGGCATTGGCGGTCATCAGCTGAGAACGCAAACGTTCGGCGGCACGAATGAGGTAACGATACAGCCCTTCCTTGGCGACGACGGTAGCTACCGCCACCCAGAACGCAGACCATTCGACGGCAGGCAACGCATCGATATGCTGGAGCCGCATGCCTGATTCCCAAAGAATGCCGCCGCCTATCAAGGTCAGCGACACCCCCAGCACCAATGTGGCAGCCGTCTCCATGCGAGCATGCCCGTAAGGATGTTCGTGGTCAGCAGGGTGGGCGCTTTGCCGGCTGGCGTAGATCACCAGAAAGTCAGACAGCAGGTCGGAAAAGGAATGCAGCCCGTGCGCCACCAGCGATTGGGAATGGGCAAACCAGCCAACAAGCAACTGGGCAACGGTCAACACAAGATTGACCACCACGCTGACCCAGGTCGCTTTTTGTGCCTCGGCCGATCGTTCGGCAAGCGATGCGGTTAACTGGTGTTGCTCTTGTCCCATGATGTCTACCCTATACTGTTAACCTCGAATTTTAGCAGCAGGGAATTATGGGAAAGTTAACCGAGATACTGAACTTGGCCAAAGCACGTGGCGAAGCACTTGGGCGACCCTACAAAGGCGAACTGACGCCGCAGGAAGCCTGCGACCTTCTGAAGCTGGCCCCCGGCGCGAAGATTGTCGATGTCCGGACCCGCGCCGAATGGGACTGGGTTGGCCGGGTCGCAGGCAGCGTCGAGATCGAATGGAATCAGTATCCGGGCGGCGTGCGCAACCCGAATTTTCTGGCTGAACTCAAGCGTCAAGTTGACCCTGAAGCTCTCGTCATGTTCCTGTGCCGCAGTGGCGCCCGCTCGGTCGGCGCAGCGACGGTGGCGACCGAAGCAGGCTATGGCGACTGCTACAACATCCTCGAAGGTTTCGAAGGCGACAAGGATGCCAACGGGCACCGCAACACCATCGGTGGCTGGCGCAAAGCCGGGTTACCCTGGATTCAGGGATAATTCCGCAAAAACAGGTCTTGCTACGGTCAACCGGAAAAATACGCCAAATTTAGAGAACAGCATGCAAACAGCCACCATCTCCTTCGACCCGTTCAACCGCCTGTCCGACGAGGCCTGCCACGAACGCATCCGCGTCGCTCGCGCCAAACTGGGCAAAAAGGTGGTCATCCTTTGCCACCACTATCAGCGAGCCGACGTCTACCAGTACGCCGACCTGACCGGCGATTCCCTGAAGCTCTCGCGCCTGGCCTCGCAGACCGATTCTGAATACGTCATATTCTGCGGCGTGCATTTCATGGCCGAAGTTGCCGACATCATGACGGCGCCGCACCAGAAAGCCATCCTGCCGGATCTCGCGGCGGGCTGCTCGATGGCCGACATGGCCAACCTCGCAAAAGTCGAGCGCTGCTGGCGTGAACTGAACGAAGTCCTGAATGCCGAAGAACAAATCACGCCAGTCACCTACATCAACTCGGCGGCCGATCTAAAGGCCTTCTGCGGCGAACATGGGGGCATCGTGTGCACATCCTCCAACGCCGGCACCATCGCCAAATGGGCTTTCGAACGTCGGCCGAAAGTGCTGTTCTTCCCCGACCAGCATCTCGGTCGCTGGACCGGGCACAACATGGGCATCCCGATGGACGAAATGGTCGTCTGGGATCCCGATCTCGAACTCGGCGGCCTGACACCAGCGCAGATCAAGAAGGCAAAGATTCTGCTCTGGAAAGGCCATTGCTCGGTGCACCAGATGTTCCAGAAATCCCATATCGACGCCTTCCGCGCCAAACACCCGGACGGCCTTGT encodes:
- a CDS encoding rhodanese-like domain-containing protein, with amino-acid sequence MGKLTEILNLAKARGEALGRPYKGELTPQEACDLLKLAPGAKIVDVRTRAEWDWVGRVAGSVEIEWNQYPGGVRNPNFLAELKRQVDPEALVMFLCRSGARSVGAATVATEAGYGDCYNILEGFEGDKDANGHRNTIGGWRKAGLPWIQG
- a CDS encoding cation transporter → MGQEQHQLTASLAERSAEAQKATWVSVVVNLVLTVAQLLVGWFAHSQSLVAHGLHSFSDLLSDFLVIYASRQSAHPADHEHPYGHARMETAATLVLGVSLTLIGGGILWESGMRLQHIDALPAVEWSAFWVAVATVVAKEGLYRYLIRAAERLRSQLMTANALHTRADAASALVVVVGIGGALLGWSFLDLLAAALMGFMILHMGAGLAWGAIKELIDTGLDDAQVEAIRKTLLATPGVRDLHELRTRRMAHQALVDTHVQVDSRISVSEGHRIAESARARVLREHPEVLDVLVHIDPEDDMDPDTYATRLPARDKLLAELQPLLTGLPEPQKVVLHYLKGQVEAEVFYSHLVFENGEALREAEDALSARLKQHPAIRCVSLNCLIAP
- the glnA gene encoding type I glutamate--ammonia ligase; this translates as MATPQDVINMIKENDAKFVDFRFTDTRGKEQHVTVPVSAFSEDKFENGHAFDGSSIAGWKGIQASDMQLNPDPDTAYIDPFFDETTVVLTCDVVDPADGRGYDRDPRSIAKRAEAYLKSSGLGDTAYFGPEPEFFIFDGVEWDVDMSGCSLKIHSAEAAWGSGEKNDGNGSTGHRPTVKGGYFPVPPVDSLHDIRSAMVLTLEALGCPVEVHHHEVATAGQCEIGTVFNTLVKRADQTQILKYVVHNVAHQYGKTATFMPKPIVGDNGSGMHVHQSIWKDGKNLFAGDQYAGLSELALFYIGGIIKHAKALNAITNPGTNSYKRLVPHYEAPVKLAYSAKNRSASIRIPHVASTKARRIETRFPDPIANPYLCFAALLMAGLDGIQNKVHPGDPADKNLYDLPPEEDAKIPTVCASLEEALAALDKDREFLTRGGVFSNDWIDAFIALKMDEVNKVRMTTHPVEFDLYYSC
- the nadA gene encoding quinolinate synthase NadA is translated as MQTATISFDPFNRLSDEACHERIRVARAKLGKKVVILCHHYQRADVYQYADLTGDSLKLSRLASQTDSEYVIFCGVHFMAEVADIMTAPHQKAILPDLAAGCSMADMANLAKVERCWRELNEVLNAEEQITPVTYINSAADLKAFCGEHGGIVCTSSNAGTIAKWAFERRPKVLFFPDQHLGRWTGHNMGIPMDEMVVWDPDLELGGLTPAQIKKAKILLWKGHCSVHQMFQKSHIDAFRAKHPDGLVISHPECNFEVCSASDHVGSTEYIVKTIKEAPEGTRWLVGTELNLVDRLAREVLPQNKIVQFMATTICMCSTMQRIDPQHLAWTLENLADGKVVNQILVPDHEAGLAKLALERMLDIS